The Terriglobia bacterium DNA window CTCGGGGTCGCGGAAGAACCAGGCGCAGAATGCGCCAAACGCCAGCGGGATCACTGCCCATGGCGGACTGGCCAACCAGGCAATGAGCCCGGCGACAACCAGCGATGCGAGCGCGTAATAGTATCCGTCACGAACCATGGCGCAAGGGAATTATAGACGGGGAGGCGGAGTCCGGTCTTTCGGTCTTTCGGTCTACCGAAAGACCAAGAGAGGAAGCGAGTGAAAGAAAAAACGCGACCGAAGCCGCGTCTTCGAGACATACGAAACTTGCTTGCCGTGGTAGCGGCAATGACCCCGCGCTCGGGGCTTGTAAGTGCTTACGCTACGTTGCTGCCCTGTAGCCGGAACTGCCGCTCCAGGGACTCCATTTGGTCCTTGAGGCGCAGTTTCAATTTTTTCAGACGAACCTCTTCGATCTTCTCATCCTCGGAAAGATATCTTTTCTGGGTGAGGGAATCGAGCCGCTGGGAGTGTTGAGAATGTTCTGTAACAAGGCGCCGAAATTCTTCATTGCTGGCGATAAGCACATCCCTAACCTGAGCTGCCATCCAGCAGACCTCCTACCAACAGTCTGACAGAATTAAAAGCTAGCACAGAGCCGGAGCCACTTCAATCTCTTTTGCGGCAGGTACCCCCTTTTTAAGAACGCCCCGGGGGTGGTGCATATTTTTCCCAAATTGCGACCAGAAGGGGGGGCGCCGGCCAGGAAGGCAATAGTCAGTAGTCAGTACTCGGGGAGGCGGAGCTAAAGAGCGGCTTACGGACCGACTGCCTTGCGGTAGAGGACGGCGTCTTCGTCGGGGTACTGGTAGTAGCGGCGTCGGCGGCCGGTCACGACGAAACCGTACTTGGCGTAGAGAGCGCGCGCGGCGGCATTGGATGCGCGCACTTCCAGGAAAACGCTTTCGCCGCCCCGCTGCTTCGCCACATCGAGGAAATGGCCGAGCAGAGCGGAGGCCAATCCGTGCCGCCGCGCACCGGCAGCGACAACAATGTTCTCCAGTTCCCATTCAGGGCCGATTTGATTGGCGATCAGGAAGCCCCGCACGGCGTCGTCGTGGATAACGAGCGCGAGGTGGGGCGCATCGCCGCCAAGAATGCGGTCGTATTCTCTTTCGTTCCAGTGCGCGGCGGTCGGGGCCTGTGCTTCAATCCGGCGCATGACGGGAACGTCGGCGGAGGTGGCGGTACGGATGTGCAAGCTGTTAGCTTTTAACCTATTCGCTCTTAGTTCTTCGGCTCATGGCTGCGCTCCGTGCCGCATGGGATGCGTTTGGCTAAGAGCTGACAACTATGAGCTTCCTTTCGAAAAAATTTCGGCGTCGGAGCGGCGAATGTAGTTGGCATCCAGAGCATCCGGCGAAGTGACCAGGCCGGCCGCGATTTTGAGGGCGCCGATGCGGGCGATGATGTCGCTCTGCGGACGCGGGACCACGCGCACCTCCAGTCCGCGGGCGTGCAGCACGGAGGCGACAGATTCGTCGGGAGTGAGGATGCGCAGGGGTTCCCCGAGTTGCGCCTCGGCGGCAAATTCCTGCACCGGCATCAGCACCTCGCGCAGCAGCTTGGGGACAACGTTGCCGTGAATGACGTACTCGCCGACGTAGACCTCGCCGCGCATGGCATCAAGTGCGGCGATGACCTGGCCATCAGAGGCGCCGGCCCAGGCCAGCGCCTCCAGCAGCGACACGGCGGCAATCGGCTTCTGCGTGACCTCCGCCAACGCTTTGACCGTCGAGAGTCCCACGCGCAACCCGGTGAAAGAGCCCGGGCCAGAGGCGGCAGCGTAGCCATCAAGCGCACGCTTGTCGAGCTTGTGGCGCGCTAGCAACCCAGCGATTTGCGGCATCAACTGGGCGGAGTAAGTGCGGCCGGCGAGGGGCACGAGTTCGATCAGTTGACAATCGCGGGCGAGGGCGCCCGCGCCACATTCGCACAGGGCGACGCTGCCGTTGGGGCCTGCCGTGTCTATCGCGAGAACGATCACCGTGTTACACGCCTTATGAATGCTCCTCGCACAACTCCAGCAGCACGCCGCCGGCGCTGGAGGGATGCACGAATACGTAGAGGTGCCCGCCGGCGCCAACCTGGACTTGGTCGTTGATGAGGCGCACGCCGGATTTTTTCAGGTTCTCCAGCGTGCTCTGCAGGTTGTCCACGCGCAGCGAAACGTGGTGCAGACCCTCGCCGCGCTTGGCGATGAACTTGGCGATGGGTGAGTCTTCGGAGAGCGGCTCCAGCAACTCGATGCGGCTGTCGCCCAGCGGCACCATGGCGAGACGAACCTTTTCCTGGGGCACGGTTTCCTCGGGCATCACCTTTATCCCGAGGTTCTCGTAGAAAATCTTGGCTTGCGCGAGAGATTTGACGGCGATGCCGAGATGATCGATTTCGAACATGGCGGGTCCTTAAGGATTTGCGATTCTGTGATTTCGGGATTTAAAGGGCCACGTGCCGGTTGTGCAATCGCTCAATCACAAATCACTAAATGTACTCACGGGCACCAGGCCGCGTCGTAGTGCACGGACTGTTCATCATAATGCGCCAGCAGGCGGCGCGCTTCTTCGGGAACCACGGCGCTGGAGTGGCCTTCGCCGGCGAACTGGCGAACAGCGTCCATGGATTCCCACAGGGTCAAGGTAATAAATTCCACGTCAGAGCCGACCGTTCGGCGCAGCAGGTGCGCGCCCTGATAGCCCTTCACACGATGGATGCCGGGAAGGATTTTGGTGCGCAGGAGCTGCTCGTAGGCGTCGGCATTCGCGGGAGTCGTGTAGCCATGCCAGAGGCGAGCAATCATGGGAACCTCGGTTTCAGTTTCAAGTTTCAGTTTCAGGTTACCGGTTTCCAACTCATCGCGCGCGAGGGCGAGCGCGCTCCAGCCTGAATTCTCGGATCAGGAACGTCCAAGCTTGGCAACGATTTCTTCCACCAGCGAGTACGGGTCGCGCTTGTGCTCGGCGATCTCGGCAGCGTAGCGGGAGACCGCGCCGTCGGCCATGTGCTCGCGCAGCACGCGCTCCAGCAGCGACTGGCGCAGCATCTCGACCAGCCGCTCCTGCCAATTCTGCACCTTTTTCTGCAGGCCGAGATTGTGCGTGCGCAGGAACTCCTCGTAGGAGCTAATCGCCTTTGCCAACTCGGCGATGCCTTGGCCGCTGGTGGCGACGGTTTTGACGATCGGCGGCGTCCAGCTATCGGAGCGCGTGGAGAGCGACTGCATGGCGCGAATCTCGCGCTCGACGCGCTCGGCGCCTTCGCGGTCGCTCTTGTTGATGACGAAGATGTCGGCAATCTCCATGATGCCGGCCTTGATGGTCTGCACGTCGTCGCCCATGCCGGGCACCAGGATGACGACGGTGATCTCGGCGAGGCGGACGATGTCCACCTCGTCCTGGCCGACACCGACGGTTTCGATCAGCACCAGGTCGCGCCCGCTGGCGTCGAGCACAGCGGCCACGTCGGTGGTGGCGCCGGCGAGTCCGCCCAGTGAGCCGCGCGTGGCCATGCTGCGGATGTAGATGCCCGGGTCGGAGTAATGCGAGCTCATGCGGATGCGGTCGCCCAAAATCGCACCGCCAGTGTAGGGACTGGTGGGGTCAACGGCGATGATGCCGATGGTCTTGTTCTGCTGCCGGTAATGTTTCGCGAGTTGATCTACCAGGGTGCTCTTCCCTGCTCCGGGAGCGCCGGTCAGGCCGATGACGCGCGCGTGCCCGGTGTGCGGGAACAGCGCTTTGAGCAGCTCCATGGACTCGGGTGCGCGGTTCTCGACCGTAGTGATGGCACGCGCCAGGGCGCGGGAATCGCCGGAGCGAATGCGTGAAACCCAGTTTCCAGTTTCTAGTTTCAAGTTGCCAGTCCCGATCACGACTGGGATCGCCTACATTTTGAGGAAATGGCGCGCAAGGTTCCCAATTACAGGGTAGGCGGCCCATTCTCCACGACCCGCCTTAATGCCGTAAACAATAGCGAGGACCAACACCAGAACCCAGCCGCCCATTGCCAATAGCCAGAAAATCGGGAACAGGAACATGATAGCGGGTGGCGGCGCGTTGTGAGGTGGACTTCCGGACATCGGCATGGACGCAAAGATTGCGCCGAAGAAAACAGCCATGCCACCAATCCACAGGACCATGAGACAGAGCTGCAGGATTAACGCTTGGAGCGCGTGAAATTTCACGAACAGCGAGTCACGCTTAACAAGGAAGATGATCAGCGGCGCAATCCACCAGCCCACGACCTGCAGCACATGCGCCAAGATACCCATGGTACGGTCATCCTGGGTAATTTCCAGCTGCGGTGTAAAGCCAGCATCCGACATCGATTCAATCCTTCAGCAGTTGTCGCGCGATCACCAGCCTCTGGATTTCGCTCGTCCCTTCGCCGATGGTACACAGCTTGACGTCGCGATAGAACTTCTCCGCCGGATAATCCTTGATAAAGCCGTAGCCGCCGTGAATCTGCACGCCTTCGTTGGCGCAGCGCACCGCGACCTCGCTGGTATAGAGCTTAGCCATGGAGGATTCCTGGGTGGACTTCATGCCCTTGTCCTTCAGATTGGCGGCGCGCATGGTAAGCAGGCGAGCGGCGTCGATTTCGGTGGCCATATCGGCCAGCTTCCACTGGATGGCCTGGAATTCCCCGATTGCCTTGCCAAACTGCTTGCGCTCCTTGGAATATTTCAGCGCCGCCTCGAAGGCGCCCTGAGCCATGCCGAGGCCAAGGGCGGCGATGGAGATGCGCCCGCCGTCGAGAGTGCGCATGGCGTCAATGAAGCCGCCGCCTTCCTTGCCGAGCAGATTTTCGGCGGGGATGCAGCAGTCCTCGAAGATGAGTTCGGAGGTGTCGCTGGCGCGCAGGCCGAGCTTGTTCTCTTTCTTACCCGGCCGGAACCCCCTGGCGCCCTTCTCGACGATGAACGCGGAGAGGCCGTGGGTGTGCGCTGCCTTGTCGGTGACGGCGATGACGACCAGAACATCGGCGTAGTGGCCGTTGGTGATGAAGGTTTTCGTGCCGTTCAGCACCCAGCAATTGCCACGCCGCACGGCGGTCATACGGGCGCTGCCGGCGTCGGAGCCGCTGCCGGGCTCGGTCAGGCCCCAGGCGCCGATGTGCTCGCCGGTGGCAAGCTTGGGGACGTATTTGCGCTTCTGTTCCTCGGTTCCGGCGAGGAAGATGTGGTTGGTGCAGAGCGAGGTATGAGCCGCGACGATGATGCCGACGGAGCCGTCGACGCGCGAAAGTTCCTCGATGGCGAGCACGTATTCGATGTAGCCCATACCGGCGCCGCCGTATTCGGGGGGAAAGACGACGCCCATCAGGCCGAGGCGACCGAGTTCCTTGATCGTTTGCAGCGGAAATTGCGATGCCTCGTCCCACTCCATGACGTGGGGCAGGATTTCGCGCTCGGCGAACTCGCGCACGCTCTTCTGGAGCTGCAATTGCTCGTCGTTGAGTAGAAAGTCCAAGAAACCTCCGGTGCGGCCGGGGGGAAATGGTCCACGAAGGAAAACAGGTACGTATAACACAGACTGTGGGCAAGGCAAAGCGCTGCTTATGGAGGAGTACCGAACCTCAGTAACTTAGCGTAGTCGCCTGTGAGTTTTTCAGCGGATCAGGTTTCAGTCCGAAAGGCATTGGCGCTTGTCGATTGCAGATTTTCGATTGCACGGATGTGGTCGGACCAAAACGGTTACTGGCTCATGGTTACCCAGACGGGCTGCGGAGCGCCGGAAGGGAGGGTGGCGACGACGGTGTCGTCGGAGGTGCGGATATTGGAGATGGTGTTAGAGTCGCGATTGGCGACCACGACTTTGGTAGAGCCGGGGTCCGCCGCCAGCGAGATGGGCGTCGAGCCAACGGGAATGGTCTTGCGAACTGCCAGACTCACCGCATCCACCACGGACACGGTGTTGCCGGAGCAACCGGTCAGGCTAACGGCGTCGGCGCAACCGGCGTTGGCCACGTAGATGCGCGTGCCGTCGAGCAACGGGGCAATCGAGGTGGGCCCCGCGCCTACCGTAACGTTGGCGAGCAGGGTCAGGCTGGTGTCGGCATTGAAAACCGAAATCGTGTTCGACCCGGCATTAGCCACGTATAAACGGCGCAAGCGGGGTTCGAAGATCATGAACTTCGGCGACGGACCGGCAGGCACGGTTGCGGTCACGGAGTTGCTGGCCACATTGATTACCGAGACTGTGCCGCTACCCTGGTTGGCGACATACAACGTCTTTCCGTCGGAGTTAACCGCAGCTGCGACTGGCGACGCTCCCACAGGAATGGTAGTGACCGCGGCAAGCTGTGCCGGCGAGATGGCAGTCACCGTGCCATCACCCTGGTTCACGCTGTAGAGCACGGTAGTGTCGGGCGTTTGGGCCAGCGCTACCGGCTGGCGTCCCACCGGGATGGCGAGCTGCTGCGTGGCTTGGATGGTGTTGATCACGCCGACGGAATTGGTGCCGGAGTTGGCCACATATATGAACGTGGCTTGCGCGCTGGCGAGATAAACCGGCGCCGACCCGGGAGGCAAGGTTACTGTGCTGATGGTGGAACCCAAACCGAGAGGAAAGAATGTCGACAAGGTATCGTCGTTTTTGTTGGCCACAAACACCTGCCCCGAGCCGGCCACGAAAGCAGCATGCACGGGGCTCCGCCCAATCGGGAAATTGCCGACGTTGGTGTCGCCGGAAACGTCCACGACCGTGCCGATGCCGAGCGCGCCCGCATTGTTGCTGAGGACCAGTGCGACGTGTATCGCCGTGGGATCGCCGCCGGGCTTGAGAACGGGATTCGCCACCGGGCGATACACGTCGCCGCAGCCGGTCAGGATTACCCACGCCAACGCGGCTGCCACACCGGCCAGCGGGCTTCCACGCGTTTTGCGGACGGTTGCGGATGAGTTCATCGGCTGAGCCGAACCTAGAAAATCATTGCTCATGAGGAATCTGTTCATTGTAATCGGCGGGACAGCGGCAGCGCCAGTGCACCGAAACGGATGGCAGCGCTGCGCGGCGCTCGTTGTTTCTGACTTTGGTACGATGCTGGGCAGCGAATCTGTCGCCAGCCGCCACTGTGGATACCTTGCTCACCTACGAAACCCTGGTTGCGGTGGCCGTCACAACAGCGTTTGCGGGAGGAGCATGGTTGCTGCGCGGGGTGACCAGCGGAGGAGCGCTCGCCGGGTTTGTCGTTGCGTTCGCCCTCTTCCTCACCACGGGACCGGGAAGTTTCGCGGTTCTGATTGCGGTGTTTGCGGTGGCATGGCTGACCACGCGGCTCGGCTATGACCGCAAGCAAGCGCTGGGAACGGCCGAGAACGCGCGCGGACGCTCCGGCGCGCAGGTGCTGGCGAACCTGGGCGGCGGCGCTTTATTTGCGGTAGCGGCCCATACAACCGAGCACCGCATCTTGCTGCTGGCGTCGATGGCAGCGCTGGCCGAAGCCGCGGCCGACACCGCCGCCAGCGAATGCGGCCAAGCGCTCAGCGATCGCGCCTACCTGATTACTTCGTTTCGCAGAGTTCCGGCGGGCATGAATGGCGGCGTCAGCGCGCCAGGAACGATAGCCGCCGTGGTGGCTGCGGTGATGATTGGCGGGGTGGCTGCGGCGGGGCAGGTAGTCCCATGGCCGACGCTGCCGGTTGTGGCCGGAGCAGGGACGCTTGGGACGATGATTGACAGCCTGCTGGGCGCAACCCTGGAGAAGCGCGGCATCCTTGGCAACAATGGCGTGAATGTCGCCAGCACACTGGCAGCCGGAATGATCGCGCTGCTCATCGGACATTAGGCGATGAAGAAGATCGTATTCGCGTGCGTGCACAATGCCGGGCGGTCACAGATCGCCGCCGCATGGGCCCGTCACCTGGCGGGCGGAGGGGTCGAGGTGGTCTCGGCCGGCACCGGGCCCGGACCGCAGCTCAATGTTCAGGTGGTGGAAGCGATGCGCGAGGTCGGCCTTGACCTGAGCGGCATCAGGCCGCAATTGCTGACGCCGGATCTGGCGCAGGGAGCTGACTTGTTGGTGACCATGGGTTGCGGCGAGTCGTGTCCGTTTATCGCCGGAGCAAAGCGGCTGGATTGGCCCATCACCGACACGCGCGGCCAGCCCATCGAAATGGTGCGCCGGATCCGCGACGAAATCCAAGCGCGCGTGCAAGAACTGCTCCGCGCCGAGGGCGTGCTCGTCCCTCCATCCCAGTAACTCGGAAGGACCATGCCTTTCGTCCCATTTTTTTGAAGAAACATCTGCCGTACCATAGGCGTCTAAGAGGGGAGCAGTGTTCAGCTATGCGGTGGCGGACCTTCATGATCGGCTGGACGATGGCGCTGGCAGTGCTGTGGATCGCCCATCCCAAGCCGCCAGCCGGCGACCGAGACGTGGGCACAGCGGTGGTGGAGTTGACCTACGCGAGTTCTCCGCGGCGAGCCGCAGCCGGGCACTCGCCGGAGAGTGTGAGCATCGCCCATCCGCAGCGCATCGTCGCGCCGCTGGTGGTGCTCGATGTCACGGAACACACGCGATCAGAACTCAACTATCTGGTCACGCTTGATGACGTCGCGCAGTGGGAGGAAGCGCACGGCCACGTGCCCGCGAACGCGGTGATGATGGCGCGCAGTGACACGCGTACGGGATGGCGCACACATCCCGATCCGAGCCATCGCGCCTCCAACGCGGGGCACTTCCCCGGATTCAGCGAAGACGCCATCCGCTTCCTGGTGGAAGCGCGCTATGCGTACGGACTTGGCACCGAGACTCCGGATAGGGGACGCTCGGTGGTGCTGGTCTATCGCGGCGGGAAGTAACCGCCGTCCTCTGACAACTCACGACTTACAAACGGCCTTATTGCGGGAACCAGGAGGGGTAGAGCCTCCAGAAGATGTAGCTGGCTGACTCTCGCAGCATCGCCGTTATCTTCGCCGATGGCGTGTGCGGCACCGAAGCGGGCCGTGGCGACCCGTAGGCGACGATGCCATACTGCCGCATCAGGCGCTTGATGCGGAAGATGTGATAGGCATCGCTGACCGCCACCACCGTATGCATGCCGTTGACGTGCAGGATGGCGCTGACGCGCTGCGCCGATTCCGCGGTGTCGGCGCCCTGCGTTTCGGCAATAAGGCAGCGGTCGGGAATGCCGCGTTGCGACAAGTAATCGCGGCCGACGCCGCCTTCGCTAAACTTGGGATCGGCGCCGGCGCCGCCGGTGGTGATCACCATGGGCGCCAAACCGCGCTGGAAAAGAACGTAAGCGTGATCGAGGCGCGCGCGGTACACCGGCGAGGGTCTTCCTGCATACTCCGCCGCACCGAAGACGATGATGGCGTCGGCCGGACGCGCTTCATCCACTTGCGCCTGGCGAACGACAAATTCTGCCGTCAAGGCGACCGACGCGGCCAGGGCAGCTATGAGGCAGAGCACCGCGACGCCCACGATCCTGTGCGACTTGCGTTTGCGCTGGGAAACCGGCCTCGCAAGCGAGGTATTCCGTGCAGGTCCAGGAACCGGCGGTTTCATTCTCCGCCGAGAGTGTCGGCGATCGCCTGCCGGGGAATGGCGCCCTCGCGCAGGATGCGCCAGCCGCCCTCGCTAAGATTGACGATCGTCGAAGCGACATCGCGCGGCGACGGACCGCCATCCACGATGATAGCAATGCGGTCGGCCAACTGGTCGCGCACCGCGGTGGCGGTGGTGCATTCGCTGGCGCCGTGCAGGTTGGCCGAGGTCGCGGTGATGGGCACACCAGCGGCGCGGATGATCGACAACGGAATATTGGCCTGCGGGACGCGAATGGCGATGTTGCCGGTGTTGGCGGTCACCTTCAGGGGCAAACGTGACGCCGCCTGCACGATGATGGTCAGCGGTCCCGGCCAGAACTTGCGTGCCAGTTCGTAGAATTCGTCGGGCATGGGATCGCGCGCCAGCATCTCGGCCTGGTCTTCGCTCTCAATCAGCAGCGACAGCGGCTTGTGCCGCGAGCGCGACTTGATTTCGTACACACGGTCCACCGCGCGCAGGTTAAAGGGGTCGGCCGCCAAGCCGTAAAAGGTATCGGTCGGCATTCCCAGAACCTGGCCGGACTTGATCTGCTCCGCGGCATAGGCGACCAGCGAGGCTTCCGGCTTTTCGAAGCTGATCTTCAGGATTTCAGCGCGCACACTCGTTCCTGCATCGAAGAAACTTCTCGGGGTGACGGCGAATACTACCCTACCATCGCCGCAAGCCGCAAGGGAAGGAGCGCGCCGTCGGTACAGCCGCGGTAGGCCGCGCAGGCCCGTTTTGGACCGCATTGCCAACGGGACAAATTGGGGCGGCGTATCATCGTGCCGATGCCCAAGCTCGACCGCCTGCGCCACGTCGCCAGCCGCCAGAATGCGCTCGTCAAGGAACTCCGGCGCGCCTTCCACGACGGTGAGCCGACCCCCGGCGGTTGTACAGCGATTGAGAGCGTGCACACGATCGAAGAAGCTATCCGCAGCGGGCTGCGCTTGCAGGCAGTGTTCTTCAGCGAATCCGCGCGCGCCCGCGCCGAGCGGTTGCTGCCGCAACTTTCCGCGCACGTCGAAACGCTGCTCCTGCCCGACGACGTGTTCCAGAGCGCTGTCGCCACCGAGACGCCACAGGGCGTGGCCGCGCTGGTTCGCCTCAAGAGTCACACGCTCGAAAATATGCTGAGTGCGCCGGACCCCCTGATGATCGCTGCCGCCGGCGTGCAAGACCCCGGTAATCTGGGTACCATCATCCGCTCCGCCGAAGCCTTTGGCGCCGCAGGCGTGCTGGTCGGTGCGGGAAGCGTGTCTCCCTACAATCCCAAGGTCGTGCGCGCGTCCGCCGGTTCGCTGTTCCGGCTGCCTGTGGTCGCCGTCGAATTTCCGGGAGTCGTGAACACGTTGCGCAGTCGCGGCCTGAAGCTGCTGGCGACCTCATCGCACAAGGGCACGCCGATCGATGAGGCAGATTTCACCGGAGGCATGGTGATTCTGATCGGCAACGAGGGCGCCGGGGTAGCGAAAGACATCCTGCGGCATGTGGACGGGCTGATCGCGATCCCGCACACGCCGACCGTGGAATCGCTCAATGCCGGAGTGGCAGCGTCGGTTGTGCTGTATGAGGCATCGCGACAGCGGAAAACGCGCATTCACCGCTGAGCCGTTGAGTCCACCGAGACACACCGAGAGGAATAAAATTACAGGTGTTCGGAGGCTTAAGTCCTCGGAGCATCTCGGTGGCCTCGGTGCCTCGGTGGTGTAAAACAAGCTTGAGCCTGTTCAACCCAATTCGCCGTCCCGACGAGCCGCCGGATCGCGCGACGCCGCTGGCGGGCCGCATGCGGCCGCGGTCGCTGGACGAATTCGTCGGCCAGGAGCACCTGCTCGCGGCGGGTAAGGCGCTGCGCTTGCAAATCGAACGCGACGATCCCGGCTCGATCATCTTCTGGGGGCCGCCGGGTGTCGGAAAAACCACGCTGGCGAAGATCATCGCGCGGGTCACGAAAGCGGAATTCATCGAATTTTCCGCGGTACTGTCCGGAATCAAAGAAATCAAGCAGGTGATGGCCGACGCGGAAAAGGCCCGCCAGTTCGGCACGCGCACCATCGTTTTCATCGACGAAATCCACCGCTTCAACAAGGCGCAGCAGGATGCATTCCTGCCCCATGTCGAAAAGGGCAATATCCGGCTGATCGGCGCCACCACGGAGAACCCGTCGTTCGAGATCATCGGGGCGCTGCTCTCGCGCTGCCGCGTGTACGTGCTCAACCCGCTCAGCGAGGAGCAGCTCGTCGTTCTGCTGCGGCGCGCACTGCAGGAGCGCGAGCGCGGGCTGGGCGAAATGAACCTGCGCGCCGACGACACCGTCTTGCAGCGCATTGCGGCCTATTCCAGCGGCGACGCGCGCTCCGCTTACAACGTGCTGGAGGTGGCGGCCGGAATCGCGGGTGAAAACGGCGAGATCACCGATGCGTTGGTGCAAGACGCGCTGCAGAAGCGCGTGCTGCTCTACGACAAGACCGGCGAGGAGCACTACAACCTCATCTCGGCGCTCCACAAGTCGGTGCGCAACAGCGATCCCGACGCGGCACTCTACTGGCTCGGGCGCATGCTGGAAGCGGGCGAAGACCCGCTGTATGTCGCGCGGCGCGTGGTACGCATGGCGGTGGAGGACATCGGCCTGGCGGACCCGAACGCCCTCTCGCTGTGCATGGCCGCGCGCGACGCGGTGGACTTCATCGGCATGCCGGAAGGCAATCTCGCGCTGGCGGAGGCGGTGGTTTATCTCTCGATTGCGCCGAAATCGAACGCGCTCTATGCCGCGTACAGTTCGGTGCGGGAGGACGTGGAAAAGACCGCCGCCGAGCCGGTGCCACTGCACCTGCGCAACGCGCCGACTTCGTTGATGAAAAACCTCGGCTACGGCGCCGGCTACCAGTACGCGCATGATCTGGCGCAGAAGGTCGCCGACATGCAGTGCCTGCCCGACAATCTGAAAAACCGCTCGTATTACTACCCGACGGCAGAAGGAATCGAGAAGCGCATCGGTGAACGGCTGGAGGAAATCAAGCGCCGGCGGGTGAGTGCGCAAAGGCAACCCGCAAAGGACGCGAAGCACGCAGAAGAAAAGGAATAGCTGAAGAGCAACGCGGATTCATGTTCGTACATTCGATCCGCGTTCCTCAGTGGCGAGAGCTACCGGAAGCGCGCGCGGTGTTCCTTCAGGATGCAGTGGTCCATGACCACGAAAATGCCTGCGCGGCGCGCCTTTTGCGCTGCGGGCTCGTGAATCACGCCCTCCTGCATCCAGATCGCGGGAACGCCTAATTGGATCGCCTGGTCCACTACCTCGGGCACAAATTCCGGCCGGCGAAAAATATTCACCAGGTCAATCTTCTCTTCGACGTCGAGCAGCGATGGGTACGAGGTTTCACCGAGCGCGTCGGCGATGGTGGGGTTCACGGGAATGATGTGGTAACCCTGGCTCCGCAGGTAGGCGGCGACGCCGTGGCTGGGGCGCAGCGGGCTGTTCGACAACCCGACAACCGCAATGCTCCGGGCATGCTTGAGCAATTCCTCGATCGGATCGGCCTCAACAGGCACCGTGGCCCTCCTGGAGGTGTGCGCATGATGGTAGTAGATGCCGGCTCGCGGCCGCAAATTTGCCGGTCCGGCCGCGGCCTCCGCTCACCCTTTCTTTTCCGTCCTCTCCTTGTACAGCTTGTACGCGACCTTGCGCACCGTGTCGGAGACATTCTTGTTCATGGACAGGTTACGCAGGTCCATGTTGAGCAGGTTCTTGACGAGCGTAAGCTGCA harbors:
- a CDS encoding arsenate reductase ArsC, with product MKKIVFACVHNAGRSQIAAAWARHLAGGGVEVVSAGTGPGPQLNVQVVEAMREVGLDLSGIRPQLLTPDLAQGADLLVTMGCGESCPFIAGAKRLDWPITDTRGQPIEMVRRIRDEIQARVQELLRAEGVLVPPSQ
- a CDS encoding cyclase family protein, whose amino-acid sequence is MIGWTMALAVLWIAHPKPPAGDRDVGTAVVELTYASSPRRAAAGHSPESVSIAHPQRIVAPLVVLDVTEHTRSELNYLVTLDDVAQWEEAHGHVPANAVMMARSDTRTGWRTHPDPSHRASNAGHFPGFSEDAIRFLVEARYAYGLGTETPDRGRSVVLVYRGGK
- a CDS encoding YdcF family protein, with product MLCLIAALAASVALTAEFVVRQAQVDEARPADAIIVFGAAEYAGRPSPVYRARLDHAYVLFQRGLAPMVITTGGAGADPKFSEGGVGRDYLSQRGIPDRCLIAETQGADTAESAQRVSAILHVNGMHTVVAVSDAYHIFRIKRLMRQYGIVAYGSPRPASVPHTPSAKITAMLRESASYIFWRLYPSWFPQ
- a CDS encoding threonylcarbamoyl-AMP synthase, with the protein product MRAEILKISFEKPEASLVAYAAEQIKSGQVLGMPTDTFYGLAADPFNLRAVDRVYEIKSRSRHKPLSLLIESEDQAEMLARDPMPDEFYELARKFWPGPLTIIVQAASRLPLKVTANTGNIAIRVPQANIPLSIIRAAGVPITATSANLHGASECTTATAVRDQLADRIAIIVDGGPSPRDVASTIVNLSEGGWRILREGAIPRQAIADTLGGE
- a CDS encoding RNA methyltransferase, with the translated sequence MPKLDRLRHVASRQNALVKELRRAFHDGEPTPGGCTAIESVHTIEEAIRSGLRLQAVFFSESARARAERLLPQLSAHVETLLLPDDVFQSAVATETPQGVAALVRLKSHTLENMLSAPDPLMIAAAGVQDPGNLGTIIRSAEAFGAAGVLVGAGSVSPYNPKVVRASAGSLFRLPVVAVEFPGVVNTLRSRGLKLLATSSHKGTPIDEADFTGGMVILIGNEGAGVAKDILRHVDGLIAIPHTPTVESLNAGVAASVVLYEASRQRKTRIHR
- a CDS encoding replication-associated recombination protein A; protein product: MRPRSLDEFVGQEHLLAAGKALRLQIERDDPGSIIFWGPPGVGKTTLAKIIARVTKAEFIEFSAVLSGIKEIKQVMADAEKARQFGTRTIVFIDEIHRFNKAQQDAFLPHVEKGNIRLIGATTENPSFEIIGALLSRCRVYVLNPLSEEQLVVLLRRALQERERGLGEMNLRADDTVLQRIAAYSSGDARSAYNVLEVAAGIAGENGEITDALVQDALQKRVLLYDKTGEEHYNLISALHKSVRNSDPDAALYWLGRMLEAGEDPLYVARRVVRMAVEDIGLADPNALSLCMAARDAVDFIGMPEGNLALAEAVVYLSIAPKSNALYAAYSSVREDVEKTAAEPVPLHLRNAPTSLMKNLGYGAGYQYAHDLAQKVADMQCLPDNLKNRSYYYPTAEGIEKRIGERLEEIKRRRVSAQRQPAKDAKHAEEKE
- a CDS encoding CoA-binding protein, producing MPVEADPIEELLKHARSIAVVGLSNSPLRPSHGVAAYLRSQGYHIIPVNPTIADALGETSYPSLLDVEEKIDLVNIFRRPEFVPEVVDQAIQLGVPAIWMQEGVIHEPAAQKARRAGIFVVMDHCILKEHRARFR